The Nocardioides panzhihuensis genome has a segment encoding these proteins:
- a CDS encoding AIM24 family protein: MTDAAWYPDPTGQAELRYYDGSQWTEHVSTGGQQSTAPLTPPQVSVEQEAPTQVGSAQPVHVDSGQAQAGAGQYGQQAAQVQQPTGDPFAGISGELVDGRFAEIEGSGAVLQNKRLLRVRVGEPFQARQGSMVAYQGNVEFKYQSGGMGKFLKRAVTGEGLSLMGVEGQGDVFLADSAKEVHILQLNNSGISINGDHVLAFSGGLQWNIERVQGAGMLTGGLFNTTLHGTGWIAVTTQGDPVVLNAAEAPTFADTNAVVGWSLGLQTSLQKSFTAGALIGRGSGEAFQVAFHGAGFVIVQPSEGGVVPPHSHS, encoded by the coding sequence ATGACGGACGCAGCGTGGTACCCGGACCCGACCGGTCAGGCCGAGCTTCGCTACTACGACGGGAGCCAGTGGACCGAGCACGTGTCCACGGGCGGGCAGCAGTCGACGGCGCCCCTGACGCCACCTCAGGTCAGCGTCGAGCAGGAGGCGCCGACGCAGGTCGGCTCGGCACAGCCCGTGCACGTTGACAGCGGTCAGGCGCAGGCCGGCGCGGGTCAGTACGGGCAGCAGGCGGCCCAGGTCCAGCAGCCCACGGGCGACCCGTTCGCGGGGATCTCCGGTGAGCTGGTCGACGGCCGTTTCGCCGAGATCGAGGGCAGCGGCGCGGTGCTGCAGAACAAGAGGCTCCTGCGCGTACGCGTCGGGGAGCCGTTCCAGGCACGCCAGGGCTCGATGGTGGCTTACCAGGGCAACGTCGAGTTCAAGTACCAGAGCGGTGGCATGGGCAAGTTCCTCAAGCGGGCCGTGACCGGTGAGGGGCTCAGCCTGATGGGTGTCGAGGGCCAGGGCGACGTCTTCCTGGCCGACTCCGCCAAGGAGGTCCACATCCTGCAGCTGAACAACTCCGGGATCTCGATCAACGGTGATCACGTGCTCGCCTTCTCCGGCGGCCTGCAGTGGAACATCGAACGAGTCCAGGGCGCCGGCATGCTCACCGGCGGCCTCTTCAACACGACGCTGCACGGCACCGGCTGGATCGCCGTGACCACCCAGGGAGACCCGGTGGTCCTCAACGCCGCCGAGGCTCCGACCTTCGCCGACACCAACGCCGTGGTCGGCTGGTCGCTCGGTCTGCAGACCAGCCTGCAGAAGTCGTTCACCGCCGGTGCGCTCATCGGCCGCGGCAGCGGCGAGGCGTTCCAGGTCGCCTTCCACGGCGCCGGCTTCGTCATCGTGCAGCCGTCCGAGGGTGGGGTCGTCCCGCCCCACTCGCACAGCTGA
- a CDS encoding methyltransferase domain-containing protein encodes MTDVFSDKLEQWRAYTETPWARIRYTVIEEILAGQCAELAENQGERLRILDVGGGDGMDSLPLALAGHEVTILDPSASWLAEAERRAAEAGALLTTLVGGLDELSEGEWDLVLCHFVLHYRPADAGDVRRLAAAVRPGGRLSVMVPNPASMVLRQLVTDGPEAALTELHADTKRTVTFDHDVRKVSAPDLEAELAAAGLRLTGRFGTRIANDLLTDNEAKNDPAYFDALLELERALCDQEPFVRIAGMYQLVAERPG; translated from the coding sequence ATGACCGACGTCTTCTCCGACAAGCTCGAACAGTGGCGCGCCTACACCGAGACCCCCTGGGCCCGCATCCGCTACACCGTGATCGAGGAGATCCTCGCGGGCCAGTGTGCCGAGCTGGCCGAGAACCAGGGCGAGCGGCTGCGGATCCTCGACGTCGGTGGCGGTGACGGGATGGACTCGCTCCCTCTTGCTCTGGCCGGGCACGAGGTCACGATCCTCGATCCGTCCGCGTCCTGGCTGGCCGAGGCGGAGCGGCGGGCGGCGGAGGCCGGCGCGTTGCTCACCACGCTCGTCGGCGGCCTCGACGAACTGTCCGAGGGCGAGTGGGATCTGGTGCTGTGCCACTTCGTGCTCCACTATCGGCCGGCCGACGCCGGCGACGTACGCCGCCTGGCGGCCGCGGTCCGGCCCGGCGGCCGGCTGTCGGTGATGGTCCCCAACCCGGCGAGCATGGTGCTGCGCCAGCTGGTCACGGACGGGCCCGAGGCCGCGCTCACCGAACTGCACGCCGACACCAAGCGCACCGTGACCTTCGACCATGACGTACGCAAGGTCTCGGCCCCCGACCTCGAGGCCGAGCTCGCCGCTGCCGGGCTTCGCCTGACCGGCCGCTTCGGCACCAGGATCGCCAACGACCTCCTCACCGACAACGAGGCCAAGAACGATCCCGCCTACTTCGACGCGCTCCTCGAGCTCGAGCGTGCGCTGTGCGACCAGGAGCCGTTCGTACGCATCGCCGGGATGTACCAGCTCGTCGCGGAGCGGCCGGGTTAG
- a CDS encoding type II toxin-antitoxin system VapB family antitoxin — protein sequence MTETSISIDEELLAEARKVAGTTTNQAAIDHALRDLVDRETAAVEFDRIVERELGDTKVTLEF from the coding sequence ATGACCGAGACGTCGATCAGCATCGATGAGGAGCTGTTGGCCGAGGCGAGGAAGGTTGCCGGGACGACGACCAACCAGGCTGCCATCGACCATGCCCTGCGCGACCTGGTCGATCGGGAGACGGCCGCCGTCGAGTTCGATCGCATCGTCGAGCGCGAGCTCGGCGACACGAAGGTCACGCTGGAGTTCTAG
- a CDS encoding endonuclease V: protein MATRFGATDAHYPASGGGHAALVVSGEPEFGSISEQVTAWLDEVADYAPGRFYERELPALTALLAEVDPLDVLIIDGYVDLDPAGRPGLGWHAWDAGLAPAVIGVAKTSFRAATHAEQVLRGSSTRPLYVTAAGMPRTDAADLVRNMSGTARLPDALRLVDRLARAVSGAD from the coding sequence GTGGCGACGAGGTTCGGGGCGACCGATGCCCACTACCCAGCCTCCGGAGGTGGCCACGCCGCGCTCGTGGTGAGCGGCGAACCGGAGTTCGGATCGATCAGCGAGCAGGTGACGGCCTGGCTCGACGAGGTCGCCGACTATGCCCCAGGCAGGTTCTACGAACGGGAGCTGCCCGCGTTGACGGCCCTGCTTGCCGAGGTCGACCCGCTCGACGTACTCATCATCGACGGGTACGTCGACCTCGACCCGGCTGGACGGCCCGGCCTCGGATGGCATGCCTGGGACGCAGGGCTCGCGCCTGCTGTCATCGGCGTCGCCAAGACCAGCTTTCGCGCCGCAACCCACGCCGAGCAGGTGCTGCGCGGATCCTCGACCAGGCCGTTGTACGTCACGGCCGCCGGCATGCCACGGACAGATGCCGCCGACCTGGTCCGCAACATGTCCGGCACCGCCCGCCTCCCCGACGCCCTGCGACTCGTCGATCGACTTGCCCGCGCTGTGAGCGGTGCCGACTGA
- a CDS encoding ABC-F family ATP-binding cassette domain-containing protein, with product MSSSVISGPIVVRDLSVSFRNGSVLTGIDLTVSPGERIALVGENGVGKSTLLRAIADSPSNPALPRTAQRSGTVEAPEDCVWLPQEPPFRDTASIEDVLATTLRPLREAVATVETLADRLDDPEVSETYASALDFAVAHDAWDADRRAILAAERLGLSGLDRDRPISTLSGGQRTRLALATAITRRPDALLLDEPTNHLDDEAVAALAEFLRELPGVVLMASHDRVFLDEVATGLFDLDPTAFGTDGTGGRLFGGGWTAYEEARKAARERWEQTYAEQQEELKRLRTATKIGNDAIAHNRGPTDNDKFIYKFKGSNVERTVARRKKDANRRLEEAEEGQVRKPPAPLRLNAALSAAGASGRMVVVRDLIVESRVRLPILDIMAGEHLLVTGPNGSGKSTLLGVLSGRVKPTSGEVQVSARHVEELTQDPQFGDLRRKVDDVYRETVGEALAAQVPLRDLGLVHPRDLNRPVGALSVGQRRRLDLAIAIATGPDLLLLDEPTNHISLNLAGELEEAIGVTPGTIVVASHDRWLRRRWSGPEHRIEP from the coding sequence ATGTCATCTTCCGTCATCTCTGGACCGATCGTCGTCCGCGACCTGTCCGTCTCCTTCCGCAACGGCTCCGTCCTCACCGGGATCGACCTGACCGTCTCCCCAGGGGAGCGGATCGCGCTCGTGGGGGAGAACGGCGTCGGCAAGTCCACGTTGCTCCGCGCCATCGCAGACTCACCCTCGAATCCGGCGCTGCCGCGCACCGCCCAGCGCAGCGGCACGGTCGAGGCGCCTGAGGACTGTGTCTGGCTGCCGCAGGAGCCGCCGTTCCGGGACACGGCGAGCATCGAGGACGTACTCGCCACGACGTTGCGCCCGCTTCGCGAGGCTGTCGCCACGGTCGAGACGCTCGCCGACCGGCTCGACGATCCCGAGGTTTCCGAGACCTATGCGAGTGCGCTCGACTTCGCGGTCGCACACGACGCCTGGGACGCCGACCGGCGGGCCATCCTGGCCGCGGAACGCCTCGGTCTGAGCGGACTCGACCGGGACCGCCCGATCAGCACCCTGTCGGGCGGTCAGCGAACCAGGCTCGCCCTCGCGACCGCGATCACCCGCCGGCCGGACGCACTGCTGCTCGACGAGCCGACCAACCACCTCGACGACGAGGCGGTCGCGGCGTTGGCGGAGTTCCTGCGTGAGCTGCCCGGCGTCGTGCTGATGGCCTCCCACGACCGCGTGTTCCTCGACGAGGTCGCCACCGGGCTGTTCGACCTCGACCCGACGGCCTTCGGCACCGACGGCACCGGCGGTCGTCTCTTCGGCGGTGGCTGGACTGCCTATGAGGAGGCACGCAAGGCCGCGCGCGAGCGGTGGGAGCAGACCTACGCGGAGCAGCAGGAGGAGCTCAAGCGACTTCGTACCGCGACCAAGATCGGCAACGACGCGATCGCTCACAACCGCGGCCCGACCGACAACGACAAGTTCATCTACAAGTTCAAGGGCAGCAACGTCGAGCGGACCGTCGCACGTCGCAAGAAGGACGCCAACCGGCGTCTGGAGGAGGCCGAGGAGGGGCAGGTGCGCAAGCCGCCGGCGCCCCTGAGGCTCAACGCGGCGCTGTCGGCTGCCGGTGCCAGCGGCCGGATGGTCGTCGTCCGCGACCTGATCGTCGAGAGTCGGGTCAGACTGCCGATCCTGGACATCATGGCGGGGGAGCACCTGCTGGTCACCGGCCCCAACGGCAGTGGGAAGTCCACGCTGCTCGGGGTGCTGTCCGGTCGCGTCAAGCCGACCTCCGGGGAGGTCCAGGTCAGCGCCCGGCACGTCGAGGAGCTCACCCAGGACCCTCAGTTCGGAGATCTGCGCCGCAAGGTCGACGACGTCTACCGGGAGACGGTCGGGGAGGCGCTGGCGGCCCAGGTGCCGCTACGTGACCTGGGCCTGGTGCATCCGCGCGACCTCAACCGGCCGGTCGGCGCGCTCAGCGTGGGCCAGCGACGCCGGCTCGACCTGGCGATCGCCATCGCCACCGGCCCGGACCTGCTGCTCCTCGACGAGCCGACCAACCACATCTCGCTCAACTTGGCGGGCGAGCTGGAGGAGGCGATCGGGGTCACGCCCGGCACCATCGTCGTCGCCTCTCACGACCGCTGGCTGCGCCGGCGCTGGTCGGGTCCGGAGCACCGGATCGAGCCCTGA
- the carA gene encoding glutamine-hydrolyzing carbamoyl-phosphate synthase small subunit — protein sequence MPLHAHKEAILVLEDGRTFRGESFGAEGETFGEAVFSTGMTGYQETLTDPSYHQQVVVMTAPHVGNTGVNDEDPESRRIWVAGYVVRDPARVSSNWRAKRTLDDDLRDQSVVGISGIDTRALTRHLRERGAMRVGISTIDTDPEVLLKKVLASAEMSGANLSDAVSTAEAYVVPAKGEKRFTVAALDLGIKEMTPERMAERGIEVHVLPATATLEDVKAVGADSGGPDGLFYSNGPGDPAATTGQVELLQAALAENIPYFGICFGNQLFGRALGFGTYKLKYGHRGINQPVMDLTTRKVEVTAHNHGFAVDAPIDEETKTPYGVATVSHVNLNDDCVEGLELKDAETGKLKGFSVQYHPEAAAGPHDAAYLFDRFISLMAKEV from the coding sequence GTGCCGCTGCATGCCCACAAAGAAGCAATCCTCGTACTCGAGGATGGTCGAACGTTCCGGGGAGAGTCGTTCGGCGCCGAGGGTGAGACCTTCGGCGAGGCGGTCTTCTCCACCGGTATGACGGGCTACCAGGAGACGCTGACCGACCCGAGCTACCACCAGCAGGTGGTCGTGATGACCGCGCCGCACGTCGGTAACACCGGCGTGAACGACGAGGATCCGGAGTCGCGCAGGATCTGGGTGGCCGGGTACGTCGTCCGCGACCCTGCCCGGGTCTCCTCCAACTGGCGCGCCAAGCGCACCCTCGACGACGACCTCCGCGACCAGTCCGTGGTCGGCATCAGCGGGATCGACACCCGCGCGCTGACCCGCCACCTGCGCGAGCGCGGAGCGATGCGCGTCGGGATCTCGACGATCGACACCGACCCCGAGGTGCTGCTGAAGAAGGTGCTGGCCTCCGCCGAGATGAGCGGTGCGAACCTCTCCGACGCGGTCAGCACCGCCGAGGCGTACGTCGTGCCCGCCAAGGGGGAGAAGCGGTTCACCGTCGCGGCCCTCGACCTCGGGATCAAGGAGATGACCCCGGAGCGGATGGCCGAGCGCGGCATCGAGGTGCACGTGCTCCCGGCGACCGCGACCCTCGAGGACGTCAAGGCGGTCGGCGCCGACTCCGGCGGTCCTGACGGGCTCTTCTACTCCAACGGCCCCGGCGACCCGGCCGCGACCACCGGCCAGGTGGAGCTGCTCCAGGCGGCGCTGGCCGAGAACATCCCCTACTTCGGCATCTGCTTCGGCAACCAGCTCTTCGGCCGCGCGCTCGGCTTCGGGACGTACAAGCTGAAGTACGGCCACCGCGGGATCAACCAGCCGGTCATGGACCTCACCACCCGCAAGGTCGAGGTGACCGCCCACAACCACGGCTTCGCCGTCGACGCGCCGATCGACGAGGAGACCAAGACGCCGTACGGCGTCGCGACCGTCTCCCACGTCAACCTCAACGACGACTGCGTCGAGGGCCTCGAGCTCAAGGACGCCGAGACCGGAAAGTTGAAGGGCTTCTCGGTCCAGTACCACCCGGAGGCAGCGGCCGGCCCGCACGATGCCGCCTACCTCTTCGACCGGTTCATCTCTCTCATGGCGAAGGAGGTCTGA
- the carB gene encoding carbamoyl-phosphate synthase large subunit — protein MPKREDIKSVLVIGSGPIVIGQACEFDYSGTQACRVLREEGIRVVLVNSNPATIMTDPEFADATYVEPITPEFVEKVIAKERPDALLATLGGQTALNCAVALDERGILEKYDVELIGASIDAIQRGENREEFKKIVAELGGESAKSVICHSIDDLLAGAEELGYPVVIRPSFTMGGSGSGFAYNETELRRLGGAGLAASPTTEVLLEESILGWKEYELEVMRDRKDNSVIVCSIENLDPMGVHTGDSITVAPALTLTDREYQELRDLAIGIIRAVGVDTGGCNIQYAVNPADGRIIVIEMNPRVSRSSALASKATGYPIAKIAAKVAIGYTLDEIENDITAGPNGSTAASFEPTLDYVVVKVPRFAFEKFPGADTTLTTHMKSVGEAMAIGRNFTEALQKALRSLEKPEAVFDWTQEIVELDKPALLEEIKVPTDGRLKRVMDAIRSGATPEEIFESTRIDPWFIDQLFLINEIAQEIIASPELTADVLRYAKRHGFSDYQLGKMRGMTADVVRGVRHALNIRPVYKTVDTCAAEFEARTPYHYSSYDEETEVAPREKEAVIILGSGPNRIGQGIEFDYSCVHASLALSEAGYETVMVNCNPETVSTDYDTSDRLYFEPLTLEDVLEIVHAEQQAGPVVGVICQLGGQTPLGLAQALKDNGVPIVGTSPEAIHLAEERGAFGRVLAKAGLVAPKHGMATTFTEAREIAAEIGYPVLVRPSYVLGGRGMQIVYDDEALRSYIEAATEVTPDKPVMVDKFVDDAVEIDVDALYDGTELFLGGVMEHIEEAGIHSGDSSCALPPITLGAAEVERIRVATLAIAEGVGVRGLLNIQYALGSDVLYVIEANPRASRTVPFVSKATATPLAKAAARVMLGESIAQLRTAGVLPATGDGGALPPNQPIAVKEAVMPFNRFRTPEGQQVDTVLGPEMKSTGEVMGLDSDFGRAFAKSQAGAFGPLPTSGRIFVSMANRDKRTMIFPIKVLADHGFEIFATEGTAEVLRRNGVPSRLMRKHSEGTGPDGEKTTVQRILDGEVDLVINTPNGTSNAKSARMDGYEIRTAAVMANIACITTVQGLGAAVQGIEALRRGEIDVRSLQEWRDIVGHHDGGVSSK, from the coding sequence ATGCCCAAGCGCGAGGACATCAAGTCCGTGCTCGTGATCGGCTCCGGCCCGATCGTCATCGGCCAGGCCTGCGAGTTCGACTACTCCGGCACCCAGGCCTGCCGGGTGCTGCGCGAGGAGGGGATCCGGGTCGTCCTGGTCAACTCCAACCCGGCCACGATCATGACCGACCCGGAGTTCGCCGACGCGACCTATGTCGAGCCGATCACCCCCGAGTTCGTCGAGAAGGTCATCGCCAAGGAGCGCCCCGACGCGCTGCTGGCCACCCTCGGCGGCCAGACTGCGCTCAACTGCGCGGTGGCGCTCGACGAGCGCGGGATCCTGGAGAAGTACGACGTCGAGCTGATCGGCGCGAGCATCGACGCCATCCAGCGCGGCGAGAACCGCGAGGAGTTCAAGAAGATCGTCGCCGAGCTCGGCGGCGAGAGCGCAAAGTCGGTCATCTGCCACAGCATCGACGACCTGCTCGCCGGTGCCGAGGAGCTCGGCTACCCAGTCGTGATCCGGCCGAGCTTCACCATGGGTGGCTCCGGCTCGGGGTTCGCGTACAACGAGACCGAGCTGCGGCGTCTTGGCGGCGCCGGCCTCGCGGCCAGCCCCACCACCGAGGTGCTCCTGGAGGAGTCCATCCTCGGCTGGAAGGAGTACGAGCTCGAGGTCATGCGCGACCGCAAGGACAACTCGGTCATCGTCTGCTCGATCGAGAACCTCGACCCGATGGGCGTGCACACCGGTGACTCGATCACCGTCGCCCCGGCGCTGACGCTGACCGACCGCGAGTACCAGGAGCTCCGAGACCTCGCGATCGGCATCATCCGCGCCGTCGGCGTGGACACCGGCGGCTGCAACATCCAGTACGCGGTCAACCCGGCCGACGGGCGGATCATCGTCATCGAGATGAACCCGCGCGTCTCGCGGTCCTCCGCGCTGGCCTCCAAGGCGACCGGTTACCCGATCGCCAAGATCGCCGCCAAGGTCGCGATCGGCTACACCCTCGACGAGATCGAGAACGACATCACCGCCGGGCCCAACGGCTCGACCGCCGCGTCGTTCGAGCCCACGCTCGACTACGTCGTCGTCAAGGTCCCGCGCTTCGCCTTCGAGAAGTTCCCGGGCGCCGACACGACCCTGACCACCCACATGAAGAGCGTCGGCGAGGCGATGGCGATCGGCCGCAACTTCACCGAGGCCCTGCAGAAGGCGCTGCGGAGCCTGGAGAAGCCCGAGGCGGTCTTCGACTGGACCCAGGAGATCGTCGAGCTCGACAAGCCCGCGCTCCTGGAGGAGATCAAGGTCCCGACCGACGGCCGGCTCAAGCGGGTCATGGACGCGATCCGCTCCGGCGCGACGCCCGAGGAGATCTTCGAGAGCACCCGGATCGACCCCTGGTTCATCGACCAGCTCTTCCTGATCAACGAGATCGCCCAGGAGATCATCGCCTCGCCCGAGCTGACTGCCGACGTGCTGCGCTACGCCAAGCGCCACGGCTTCTCCGACTACCAGCTCGGCAAGATGCGCGGCATGACCGCGGACGTGGTCCGCGGCGTACGCCACGCGCTGAACATCCGTCCGGTCTACAAGACCGTCGACACCTGCGCGGCCGAGTTCGAGGCGCGTACGCCGTACCACTACTCCTCCTACGACGAGGAGACCGAGGTCGCGCCCCGGGAGAAGGAGGCCGTGATCATCCTCGGCTCCGGTCCCAACCGGATCGGCCAGGGGATCGAGTTCGACTACTCCTGCGTGCACGCCTCCCTCGCGCTCAGCGAGGCCGGCTACGAGACCGTGATGGTCAACTGCAACCCGGAGACGGTCTCGACCGACTACGACACCTCCGACCGGCTCTACTTCGAGCCGCTCACCCTGGAGGACGTGCTCGAGATCGTCCACGCCGAGCAGCAGGCAGGGCCCGTCGTCGGAGTCATCTGTCAGCTCGGTGGCCAGACCCCGCTGGGTCTCGCGCAGGCGCTCAAGGACAACGGCGTACCGATCGTCGGCACCAGCCCCGAGGCCATCCACCTGGCCGAGGAGCGCGGCGCCTTCGGCCGCGTGCTGGCCAAGGCCGGTCTGGTCGCGCCCAAGCACGGCATGGCCACGACGTTCACCGAGGCCCGCGAGATCGCGGCCGAGATCGGCTACCCGGTCCTGGTGCGTCCCTCCTACGTCCTCGGCGGCCGCGGCATGCAGATCGTCTACGACGACGAGGCGCTGCGCTCCTACATCGAGGCCGCGACCGAGGTCACTCCTGACAAGCCGGTGATGGTCGACAAGTTCGTCGACGACGCCGTCGAGATCGACGTCGACGCCCTTTACGACGGCACCGAGCTGTTCCTGGGCGGCGTCATGGAGCACATCGAGGAGGCCGGGATCCACTCCGGTGACTCCTCCTGCGCGCTGCCGCCGATCACCCTGGGCGCTGCCGAGGTCGAGCGCATCCGCGTCGCCACCCTCGCGATCGCCGAGGGCGTGGGCGTACGCGGACTGCTCAACATCCAGTACGCCCTCGGCTCCGACGTGCTCTACGTCATCGAGGCCAACCCGCGGGCCTCCCGCACGGTCCCGTTCGTCTCCAAGGCGACCGCGACCCCGCTGGCCAAGGCCGCGGCACGGGTGATGCTCGGTGAGTCGATCGCGCAGCTGCGCACGGCCGGCGTCCTTCCGGCGACGGGCGACGGCGGAGCGCTGCCGCCGAACCAGCCGATCGCGGTCAAGGAAGCGGTCATGCCGTTCAACCGGTTCCGCACGCCGGAGGGCCAGCAGGTCGACACCGTGCTCGGCCCGGAGATGAAGTCGACCGGCGAGGTCATGGGGCTCGACTCCGATTTCGGTCGCGCCTTCGCCAAGAGCCAGGCCGGCGCGTTCGGTCCGCTGCCGACCTCGGGCCGCATCTTCGTGAGCATGGCCAACCGCGACAAGCGCACCATGATCTTCCCGATCAAGGTGCTCGCCGACCACGGCTTCGAGATCTTCGCGACCGAGGGCACCGCCGAGGTGCTGCGCCGCAACGGTGTGCCCTCGCGGTTGATGCGCAAGCACTCCGAGGGCACCGGGCCCGACGGTGAGAAGACCACCGTGCAGCGGATCCTCGACGGCGAGGTCGACCTGGTCATCAACACGCCCAACGGCACCTCCAACGCGAAGTCCGCCCGGATGGACGGCTACGAGATCCGCACCGCCGCGGTGATGGCCAACATCGCCTGCATCACCACGGTCCAGGGCCTCGGCGCCGCCGTGCAGGGCATCGAGGCGCTGCGGCGCGGTGAGATCGACGTACGCAGCCTGCAGGAGTGGCGCGACATCGTCGGACACCACGACGGCGGGGTGTCCTCGAAGTGA
- a CDS encoding DUF2200 domain-containing protein, with product MDNLERVYKMPFGSVYPHYVTKVEKKGRTKAELHQVITWLTGFDDNAIAKHIEAETSFEDFFAAADLNPASDLITGVVCGVRVQEIEDPVMRQVRYLDKLVDELAKGKAMEKILRG from the coding sequence GTGGATAACCTCGAGCGCGTCTACAAGATGCCCTTCGGCTCCGTCTACCCGCACTACGTGACCAAGGTGGAGAAGAAGGGCCGGACCAAGGCTGAGCTGCACCAGGTCATCACCTGGCTGACCGGGTTCGACGACAATGCGATCGCCAAGCACATCGAGGCCGAGACGAGCTTCGAGGACTTCTTCGCCGCCGCCGACCTCAACCCGGCCTCCGACCTGATCACCGGTGTGGTCTGCGGTGTACGCGTCCAGGAGATCGAGGACCCGGTCATGCGCCAGGTGCGCTACCTCGACAAGCTCGTCGACGAGCTGGCCAAGGGCAAGGCCATGGAGAAGATCCTGCGCGGCTGA
- a CDS encoding NUDIX hydrolase — MSPEDRLLTDISIMVDSIEPMDAVESGHIADASAWLCVTEDVFRRTTAPTEPAKHLVSYFLLVDPVTGHILLGDHRKSGLWLPSGGHVEPDENPADTARRECVEELGVEARFHPDLGPRPLFITVNTTRSDRPDPHTDVSLWFVLAHDRQDPLEPDEREYAGVRWWTPAEIRAADPGLFDPHMGRMLDKLKTLGA, encoded by the coding sequence ATGAGCCCGGAGGACCGACTGCTGACCGACATCTCGATCATGGTGGACTCGATCGAGCCGATGGACGCGGTGGAGAGCGGCCACATCGCCGACGCGTCGGCTTGGCTGTGCGTGACCGAAGATGTGTTCCGGCGCACCACCGCTCCGACCGAGCCGGCCAAACATCTGGTCTCCTACTTCCTGCTCGTCGACCCGGTCACCGGCCACATCCTGCTGGGGGACCACCGCAAGTCGGGCCTCTGGCTGCCGTCGGGCGGTCACGTCGAGCCAGACGAGAATCCCGCAGACACCGCGCGTCGTGAATGCGTCGAGGAGCTCGGTGTGGAGGCGCGATTCCACCCGGACCTCGGACCACGCCCGCTGTTCATCACCGTGAACACCACCCGCTCCGACCGCCCCGACCCGCACACCGACGTCAGTCTCTGGTTCGTCCTCGCCCATGACCGTCAGGACCCGTTGGAGCCGGACGAGCGGGAGTACGCCGGCGTGCGCTGGTGGACACCCGCGGAGATCCGCGCCGCCGACCCGGGACTGTTCGACCCCCACATGGGCCGGATGCTCGACAAGCTGAAGACCCTCGGTGCCTGA